From the Fusobacterium ulcerans ATCC 49185 genome, the window GATGTACTATGAACTTGATGTTCCAAATGGTTCATATAAAATGTATGATCCAAATGGGCAGATTTTATTAGAAGGTAGATTTGAAAATGGAAAGTTTGTTCCTGAATCTAATAATGAAGAGGCTACAATAAGTGTTGATGAAATTTCTAATGAGTGATTTATTTGGTGCTTTATCAATTTTCTGTTATAATAACTTGAAAGTATATTCAATATATAAAGATTTTGTAAAACTAATGAAATGTAATAATTATGTATAGTGCTTGATATACTTAATCTATGTACAAAAAGGGAGAGAATTAATGAAGAAACAGATTGTATTTGGAATTGCTGGATTTATAATAATATTGGTATTTTTTATGGTATTTACATCATTTTATACAGTAAAAACTGGAGAAGTAGCAATTATTTCAAGTTGGGGGAAAATTACAAGAATTGATAAAGAGGGATTGAATTTTAAAATACCAATAGTTCAAACAAAGGAAATGTTAACAACAAGGGATAAAATATATAGTTTTGATAATATGTCAGTAAGTACAAAGGATATGCAGTCAATAGTTTTAGACCTTACAGTGCAAAGTGCAGTTTCTGATCCTGAAAACCTTTACAGATCATTTAGAGGACTGCATGAAACAAGTTTTATTATTCCAAGAACAAAAGAGGTAGTTCAAGCTTCAATAAGCAAATACACAATTGAAGAATTTGTTTCAAAAAGACAGGAATTGAGCAAAATAATATATGAAGATCTGAAAGATGATTTTAATGCTTATGGATTATCAGTATCAAATGTTTCTATAACAAATCATGATTTCTCTGTGGAATATGAAAGAGCTATTGAGGCTAAAAAGGTTGCTGAACAAGAAGTAGAAAGAACAAGATTTGAACAAGAAAAATTTAGAGTAGAAGCAGAAAATCAAGTTTTATTAGCTGAATACAAGTTAAAGGAAAAAGAGCTTCAAGCAAAGGCTAATCAGGTAGAGGCAGAATCATTATCACCAATGCTGTTAAGAAAATTAACTATTGAAAAATGGGATGGAAAACTTCCACAAGTTAGTGGAGGAGATAATTCTCCAATAATAAAGTTAAATGACTAAAGATATGGAAAGGGCTAAAGAAGAATTTAGTCCTTTTGTTTTGTAAAAAATATGAAAAAAATTAAAAGAAGATAAATATTTAAGAAAAAAATGAGTCCATGTAATTTTAGAAATAAAAATTTCTGAAGTTTATAGGTTTTTTAATATTGAAATTTTTAGAATAAAGAATAATACTTCTAACCATTTAAAAATCTAACAGTAAAAAAGATTAAATTAGTTTTTTATAATCCACAGTTATATAAAATTAAAGGGAAAAGAATAAAATAATAATTAAAATAATAGAAAAAAATAAATCTTTCCTTTATAATTTTTATAAAAACAATAAATATTATGATATAATAAAATGTCTGATAGGATAAAAGGAGTGATAAAATATATTATTTTTTAAATAATAAAGTATATTTTTTCCAATTAAAAAACAGGGGGAAAGGGAAAATATGCCGAAATTAATTCTAGGAGCAATAGTAATATTATGTAGTTATATTGGATATAAGAGTAAGAAAGTGCATATACAAATAATTTCTCTTTTTATTATTATATTGGCAATAATCTATCGAATTTATAAATAATGAATTTTTTTTATTTACAATGGAGATATTGTGATTAAATTATAAGACATCAGGGGAGAATTTATGAAATGTAAAAATTGCAATAATCTAGTAAAAAGAACTTTATCTGATAACTGCGTCAGCAGATTTAAATTCTATAAAACTGTTGCTTATTATTGTGATCACTGTGATAAAATATATATTTTGGAAAAATATAAAGATGTCATAGCTGAAAATAAATATGACAGCGAACTGGAATGGCTGAGGGATCAGAATCCATATTTGAATAAATAATATAAATGAAATAAGGAACAGGAAAATAATTTCCCTGTTCCTTTTATTTTGTCAAAGCTTCTCTAATAGAATGAAGAAGCTCTAAAAGTCTTTTTTCTTCAGAATCAGCTATTTCTTTTTGAGAAGTGTGTATGTAAAAAGCTCCCATCTCACTGTTGGTAATATAAGAGGCATGAGATTTCAAATATCCTTCCATTTCTTCAAACAACATAGTAGTCATAGTTTTAGCAGTAATCTCTTCTCTTCCTTCAAGAATTATTTTGTCATTAGTCAATAAATATGCTTTTTCAACAGTAGCCAAGCATTTACTGTGTTTATATGCAATAAATCCCCCAAACATATTTTCTATCTCAGTAAAAAATTTAAAATTTCCCACCCACATTTTTTTCACTACACCAGAAATTTCTTTTAATGATTCGCTCATAGATACCCCCCTGCATGATATTTTCTAGTTCTATTATTTATTATACACTGATTTTGTAAATAAATCAAAAAAGTATGGAGATTAATTACCTGAAATCTATTTGATGATAAAAAATGATAAAACTTAACTTGAGTAAGTATCTTTGAATTTGATTTTAAAGAATTCTATAATGTAAAAAAGGATTGCCTCCTGCTGTTTACAGAAATCAACCCTTGTTAAACAATTTTAAAATAAAATATATTTATTATTTTATCAAAACTTTTTAGAATCACCTATTGAACAGCTTCATATTCATCAGTGAAGTTTTTAAGTTTTTTCTTAATTCTTTGTATAGCATTATCTACTGATTTTGGTTCTCTTCCAGTTTGAGAAGCAATTTCTGTATATGACATTTCAACAAGCATATAATCAAAGATTTCATTTTCCATTTTACTCAAATGTGTTTTTAAGTATTTTTTCAGAAATTTAAATTTTTCCTTACTTAAATATATTTCTTCAGGATTATAAAAATTAAATGATTTATTAGAATATGCTGGAACAGCATTATAATCAAAAGAATTTTCATTGTTATTTACAGCCATATTCAACATTTTATGCTTACCACTATTGGAACTTTTTATTGCAGTAATCAACTGTCTTTTAATACATAAAATTGCAAAAGTTTTAAAAGATGCCTGTTTACCTGACTCATAACCATTTATAGCTTTTAAAAGCCCTATCATAGCTTCTTGAAGCACATCTTCCTTATCTCCACCATAAAAGAAATATTTTTTAGTTTTCAGAAACATAATACCATGAAATACTTTAAAAATTTCCTGGATAGCTTCTTCGCTTCCTGCTTTTGCCCTCTTAATTAAAT encodes:
- a CDS encoding prohibitin family protein; its protein translation is MKKQIVFGIAGFIIILVFFMVFTSFYTVKTGEVAIISSWGKITRIDKEGLNFKIPIVQTKEMLTTRDKIYSFDNMSVSTKDMQSIVLDLTVQSAVSDPENLYRSFRGLHETSFIIPRTKEVVQASISKYTIEEFVSKRQELSKIIYEDLKDDFNAYGLSVSNVSITNHDFSVEYERAIEAKKVAEQEVERTRFEQEKFRVEAENQVLLAEYKLKEKELQAKANQVEAESLSPMLLRKLTIEKWDGKLPQVSGGDNSPIIKLND
- a CDS encoding sigma-70 family RNA polymerase sigma factor; its protein translation is MISSHLIKRAKAGSEEAIQEIFKVFHGIMFLKTKKYFFYGGDKEDVLQEAMIGLLKAINGYESGKQASFKTFAILCIKRQLITAIKSSNSGKHKMLNMAVNNNENSFDYNAVPAYSNKSFNFYNPEEIYLSKEKFKFLKKYLKTHLSKMENEIFDYMLVEMSYTEIASQTGREPKSVDNAIQRIKKKLKNFTDEYEAVQ